TTTTTGCTGCGATTCTCGGAAGCCTGACCGGTATTACCCTCAGCTACTGGCTTGGACGCGCAGGCGGGTACCAACTCGTGCACAGGCACGGCCACAGGATTCATCTGACTCCGGAGCGGTTGCTAGCAGTCAATCGCTGGTTCGATCGCATCGGAAAGTGGACGCTGACGATCGGCTATTTCATTCCAGGCGTCCGGCATTTCACAGCCCTTATCGCTGGCGCTTCGCAACTCCGCTATCCGCTTTTTGCACTCTTCGCCTACACAGGCGGATTCATCTGGTCCCTTACGTTCATCACGCTCGGATTCTACTTGGGCGAAACCTGGACCACGAGTTTTCACTCAGGCTACTGGCTCCCGATCACCGTCGGTGCCGTGGTTGTGCTCATCATCATCGGCACCGCCTGGTACTTCAAGAGCAGAAAAACTCAACAATAAGCCCTTTCTCAAGGAGGTTCCATGAAGAAACTCGCCACCATCGTTCTCCTGCTGTTCGCTATGCAGGTGGGGATCGCTCAAGGCTCCGTCACTGCGGTCAAATGCGGAAAACTGATCGACGGGAAATCGGATGCGGCAATCGAGAATGCCGTCATTCTTATTGAGGGGAACAAGATCAAAGAAGTCGGGAAGGACGTTTCCATTCCGACAAATGCCAAAGTGATCGACCTTTCGAACGCGACCGTGATGCCGGGGCTCATCGACGCACACACGCACATCCTCCTCCAGGGGGATATTACCAACGACGACTATGCCGTTCAGATTCTCAAGGAGTCCATACCGTACAGGGCGCTGCGTGCCTCGCTCTCCTGCAAGACCTCTCTTCTCAACGGATTCACGACCCTGCGTGACCTGGGTACTGAAGGGGGAATGTATGCGGATGTCGACCTGAAGAAGGCGATCAACAACGGAATCATTGTCGGTCCACGCCTCTTTGTGGCAGGGCGAGCCATCAACTCAACGGGGCACTACCTGCTCTCGAACAGAGAGTACACATGGGAGTGGAAAGTACCGAAGGGACTTATCGAGATTACGGGGGCGAATGAAGCACGACGTGCGGTCCGCGAAGAAATCTCCTATGGGGCCGATTGGATCAAGATCTATGTGGATCGAAGTTACTACCAGCTGCCCGACGGATCGTACCGCAGCCTGCAGAACTTCACGCAGGAGGAACTCAGCGCACTCGGCGACGAAACAGCGATGCACCGCAAGAAAATGTCAGCGCACGCCGTGACGCGGGACGGTATTATTCCTGCGATCAAAGCAGGTGCTGCCTCTGTGGAGCATGGGTTCGGCATCGACGACGACTGCATCAAGCTGATGATCGAGAAGGGGATCTACTGGTGTCCGACGATCCACGTCAACGAATTTGTCGCTGAGGGGCGTGCGGCCGTGGGCAGCATGATGAACAAGACGTTCTCCCGGACTCTGCCGGCAACATTCAACAAGGCTCTCAAGGCAGGCGTCAAGATTGCCTTCGGCACCGATGCTGGAGGTTTCGACTGGACCGAAAACGAAGCGAAGGAGTTTTCGTATATGGTGAAGTGGGGGATGACTCCGATGCAGGCGATCAAGTCTGCGACGGCCGTCGCAGCCGAGCTCCTCGACATGAAGGGAAAAATCGGCGAGATCTCCCCCGGAGCCTTCGCAGACATCGTCGCCTCGAAAGATGATCCGCTGAAGAATATCAGCGTCCTCGAGCACATCGGGTTCGTGATGAAGGATGGGAAGGTGTACAAAGATGAAGCAAGCAAGAAGTAGCCTCGAAATTCATTTCGAGACCAATGGGAGACGTTCTGGAGAGTTCACGGAAATAAACAGTGACGAGCGAGTAGCCCGAAATTCACTTCGGGGTTGTCATAGTAATTGTTCGTGAGAAGCGAACCG
The genomic region above belongs to Ignavibacteriales bacterium and contains:
- a CDS encoding amidohydrolase family protein; translation: MKKLATIVLLLFAMQVGIAQGSVTAVKCGKLIDGKSDAAIENAVILIEGNKIKEVGKDVSIPTNAKVIDLSNATVMPGLIDAHTHILLQGDITNDDYAVQILKESIPYRALRASLSCKTSLLNGFTTLRDLGTEGGMYADVDLKKAINNGIIVGPRLFVAGRAINSTGHYLLSNREYTWEWKVPKGLIEITGANEARRAVREEISYGADWIKIYVDRSYYQLPDGSYRSLQNFTQEELSALGDETAMHRKKMSAHAVTRDGIIPAIKAGAASVEHGFGIDDDCIKLMIEKGIYWCPTIHVNEFVAEGRAAVGSMMNKTFSRTLPATFNKALKAGVKIAFGTDAGGFDWTENEAKEFSYMVKWGMTPMQAIKSATAVAAELLDMKGKIGEISPGAFADIVASKDDPLKNISVLEHIGFVMKDGKVYKDEASKK
- a CDS encoding DedA family protein is translated as MPLETIQHWIDLYGYFGLYFALVFGIVGLPIPDESLLTLSGYFISTGRFHFAPTFFAAILGSLTGITLSYWLGRAGGYQLVHRHGHRIHLTPERLLAVNRWFDRIGKWTLTIGYFIPGVRHFTALIAGASQLRYPLFALFAYTGGFIWSLTFITLGFYLGETWTTSFHSGYWLPITVGAVVVLIIIGTAWYFKSRKTQQ